In Arsenicicoccus sp. oral taxon 190, the following are encoded in one genomic region:
- the coaBC gene encoding bifunctional phosphopantothenoylcysteine decarboxylase/phosphopantothenate--cysteine ligase CoaBC encodes MADQPAIARPRRVVLGVGGGIAAYKAASLLRRFTEAGDDVTVVPTEAALRFVGAPTWSALSGKAVTHEVFDGVEQVRHVALGQQADLVVVAPCTANLLAKAAHGLADDLLTNVLLTARCPVVLAPAMHTEMWQHPATVANVATLRARGVTVIDPASGRLTGADSGPGRLPEPEDIHAAALAALADPTSRPAEDLDLDGLVVVVTAGGTREPLDPVRYLGNRSSGKQGIAIAEAAAARGARVVLVAGAVDIPLPQHPRIETRRIESALGLQGEVEELRARADVVVMAAAVADFRPRSVATAKIKKTHAEDGRDDDSAPTIELVRNPDILAGLVRERARAGAERPYIVGFAAETGDAEHSVLELGQDKLRRKGCDLLVVNQVGVGVTFGQDDNTVTILRQDGAAPVTVGPASKTRVSHALLDVIAAEVRR; translated from the coding sequence ATGGCCGACCAGCCGGCCATCGCCCGCCCCCGTCGCGTCGTCCTCGGCGTCGGCGGGGGCATCGCTGCGTACAAGGCCGCCTCGCTGCTGCGACGCTTCACCGAGGCCGGCGACGACGTCACCGTGGTCCCCACCGAGGCGGCGCTGCGGTTCGTCGGGGCGCCCACATGGTCGGCGTTGTCCGGCAAGGCGGTGACCCACGAGGTCTTCGACGGCGTCGAGCAGGTCCGGCACGTCGCCCTCGGCCAGCAGGCCGACCTCGTCGTCGTCGCCCCCTGCACCGCCAACCTGCTGGCCAAGGCCGCGCACGGCCTGGCCGACGACCTGCTCACCAACGTGCTGCTGACCGCGCGCTGCCCCGTCGTCCTGGCGCCCGCCATGCACACGGAGATGTGGCAGCACCCCGCCACCGTCGCCAACGTCGCGACGCTGCGCGCCCGCGGGGTCACCGTGATCGACCCCGCCTCCGGACGGCTCACCGGCGCCGACTCCGGCCCCGGCCGGCTGCCCGAGCCCGAGGACATCCACGCCGCCGCCCTGGCCGCTCTGGCCGACCCCACCAGCCGTCCGGCCGAGGACCTGGACCTCGACGGGCTGGTCGTCGTGGTCACCGCGGGCGGCACCCGCGAGCCCCTCGACCCCGTGCGCTACCTCGGCAACCGGTCCAGCGGCAAGCAGGGGATCGCGATCGCCGAGGCGGCGGCCGCGCGCGGGGCCCGGGTGGTGCTGGTGGCGGGCGCGGTCGACATACCGCTGCCGCAGCACCCGCGGATCGAGACCCGCAGGATCGAGTCCGCGCTGGGGCTGCAGGGCGAGGTCGAGGAGCTGCGCGCCCGCGCGGACGTGGTGGTCATGGCCGCCGCGGTCGCCGACTTCCGGCCGCGGTCAGTGGCCACCGCCAAGATCAAGAAGACCCACGCCGAGGACGGCCGCGATGACGACTCTGCGCCCACCATCGAGCTGGTCCGCAACCCCGACATCCTCGCCGGCCTGGTCCGGGAGCGGGCGCGCGCCGGCGCCGAGCGGCCCTACATCGTGGGTTTCGCCGCCGAGACCGGGGACGCCGAGCACTCGGTGCTCGAGCTCGGGCAGGACAAGCTGCGGCGCAAGGGCTGCGACCTGCTCGTCGTCAACCAGGTGGGCGTCGGCGTCACCTTCGGCCAGGACGACAACACGGTCACCATCCTGCGCCAGGACGGCGCGGCCCCCGTGACCGTCGGGCCGGCCAGCAAGACGCGCGTCTCACATGCCCTCCTGGACGTCATCGCCGCGGAGGTGCGGCGCTAG
- the metK gene encoding methionine adenosyltransferase yields the protein MSRLFTSESVTEGHPDKICDQISDSILDAMLAQDPHSRVAVETMVTTGLVHVAGEVTTEGYVDIPRIVRDTVLRIGYDSSTKGFDGQSCGVEVSIGQQSPDIAQGVDTAYESRTGGVDALDKQGAGDQGLMFGYACDDTADLMPLPIQLAHRLAERLTEVRKDGTLPYLRPDGKTQVTIAYDGDRAVRLDTVVLSTQHAGDISLDGLLQPDIVQQVFEPVLGEHAAGIETEGYRVLVNPTGRFEIGGPMGDAGLTGRKIIVDTYGGMARHGGGAFSGKDPSKVDRSAAYATRWVAKNVVAAGLAKRCEIQVAYAIGKAQPVGLYVETFGTETAPVDAIQKAIDETFDLRPAAIIDDLDLLRPIYAATAAYGHFGRSGAEGQFPWEATDRVEALQRAVRG from the coding sequence GTGTCGCGTCTGTTCACGTCCGAGTCCGTGACCGAGGGCCACCCCGACAAGATCTGCGACCAGATCTCCGACTCGATCCTCGACGCGATGCTCGCCCAGGACCCCCACTCGCGCGTGGCGGTCGAGACGATGGTCACCACCGGCCTGGTGCACGTGGCCGGCGAGGTCACGACCGAGGGCTACGTCGACATCCCGCGCATCGTGCGCGACACCGTGCTGCGGATCGGCTACGACAGCTCCACCAAGGGCTTCGACGGGCAGTCCTGCGGCGTCGAGGTGTCCATCGGCCAGCAGAGCCCCGACATCGCCCAGGGCGTGGACACGGCCTACGAGTCGCGCACCGGCGGCGTCGACGCGCTGGACAAGCAGGGCGCCGGCGACCAGGGCCTGATGTTCGGCTACGCCTGCGACGACACGGCCGACCTGATGCCGCTGCCGATCCAGCTGGCCCACCGCCTCGCCGAGCGGCTCACCGAGGTGCGCAAGGACGGCACGCTGCCCTACCTGCGCCCCGACGGCAAGACCCAGGTCACGATCGCCTACGACGGCGACCGCGCCGTGCGGCTCGACACGGTCGTGCTCTCCACGCAGCACGCCGGGGACATCTCCCTGGACGGCCTGCTGCAGCCCGACATCGTCCAGCAGGTCTTCGAGCCGGTGCTCGGCGAGCACGCCGCCGGCATCGAGACCGAGGGCTACCGGGTGCTGGTCAACCCCACGGGGCGCTTCGAGATCGGCGGTCCGATGGGTGACGCCGGCCTGACCGGTCGCAAGATCATCGTCGACACCTACGGCGGCATGGCCCGCCACGGCGGCGGCGCCTTCTCGGGCAAGGACCCGTCGAAGGTGGACCGCTCCGCGGCCTACGCCACCCGCTGGGTCGCCAAGAACGTCGTCGCCGCCGGCCTCGCCAAGCGCTGCGAGATCCAGGTCGCCTACGCCATCGGCAAGGCGCAGCCGGTCGGGCTCTACGTCGAGACCTTCGGCACCGAGACCGCCCCCGTCGACGCCATCCAGAAGGCCATCGACGAGACCTTCGACCTGCGCCCCGCCGCGATCATCGACGACCTCGACCTGCTCCGCCCGATCTACGCCGCCACCGCCGCCTACGGTCACTTCGGCCGCAGCGGGGCCGAGGGCCAGTTCCCGTGGGAGGCCACGGACCGCGTGGAGGCGCTGCAGCGGGCCGTCCGCGGCTGA
- a CDS encoding primosomal protein N' has product MTDVDHGAPRQGSEEAGTGEQLSLIRSRVRGERTLPGARPDATTASPEPIAPQGTVTPPEPAAPRDPVAEVLVDVPLAHLDRAFEYSVPVELGEQAVPGARVRVRFAGQDVEGFVVARKDAAEHTGRLAPLRRVVSPEPVLTPAVLATCREVARRYAGTLSDLLRLAVPPRHAAAERALSERPPTDEGTTPPQPPDAGAWRDHRAGEAFLRHVAQGGAPYASWLATPSGGDADADWPALLAVAAATALAAGRGVLVVVPDHRDVDRVDAALTAVLGKGAHVRLTAAQGPQARYTAWLKLLRGHVRCVVGTRAAMFAPVPDLGLVAWWDDGDDLLAEPRAPYPHVREVLLARARREGAAALSGGFTRSVAVQRLVEEGVMAVVAGDPATVRRRAPRVVVAGEGHEQERDAAAASAHLPSLAWRTAKAALAHGPVLVQVPRRGYAPSLSCQDCRAPARCPACHGPLALGGRDAPPRCRWCGSTVERYACPQCEGTRLRSSVVGARRTAEELGRAFPGVPVVASGSGEVVAAVPDRPALVIATPGAEPVAEGGYAAVLLLDAWASLDRPDLDASVEALRRWLGAAALARSASAGATAVLCGAPVDVPVPPVEALVRWDPGWLAARELAERRELALPPTVALARLEAERHALADAVAAVGLADTVERLGPLPVPPAPAGGRAAGSGRASGSGRAPGSGGAPGTGRASGSGRAPGVSRDAEERPRQRILLRTDHAHALELADALRAVRATRSARKEPETVHVVVDPPDGLA; this is encoded by the coding sequence ATGACGGACGTGGACCACGGCGCCCCTCGGCAGGGGAGCGAGGAGGCCGGCACCGGCGAGCAGCTGTCGCTGATCCGCTCGCGGGTGCGCGGCGAGCGCACCCTGCCCGGTGCCCGGCCGGACGCCACGACGGCCTCGCCGGAGCCGATCGCGCCCCAGGGCACCGTCACGCCTCCGGAGCCGGCCGCGCCCCGCGACCCCGTCGCCGAGGTGCTGGTCGACGTGCCGCTGGCCCACCTCGACCGCGCGTTCGAGTACTCCGTGCCCGTCGAGCTGGGCGAGCAGGCCGTCCCGGGCGCGCGGGTGCGGGTGCGCTTCGCGGGGCAGGACGTCGAGGGCTTCGTGGTCGCGCGCAAGGACGCCGCCGAGCACACCGGCCGGCTCGCGCCGCTGCGGCGGGTGGTCAGCCCCGAGCCGGTCCTCACCCCAGCCGTGCTCGCGACCTGCCGCGAGGTGGCGAGGAGGTATGCCGGCACGCTCTCCGACCTGCTGCGGCTGGCCGTGCCGCCGCGGCACGCCGCCGCCGAGCGGGCCCTCTCCGAGCGCCCCCCGACCGACGAGGGCACCACCCCGCCGCAGCCCCCCGACGCCGGGGCGTGGCGCGACCACCGGGCGGGGGAGGCCTTCCTGCGGCACGTCGCGCAGGGGGGAGCGCCATACGCCTCCTGGCTGGCGACGCCGAGCGGCGGGGACGCCGACGCGGACTGGCCCGCGCTGCTGGCCGTCGCCGCCGCCACGGCCCTGGCCGCAGGGCGCGGGGTGCTGGTCGTGGTGCCCGACCACCGGGACGTCGACCGCGTCGACGCCGCCCTCACCGCCGTGCTGGGCAAGGGGGCTCACGTGCGGCTGACCGCAGCGCAGGGCCCCCAGGCGAGGTACACCGCCTGGCTCAAGCTGCTGCGCGGGCACGTCCGGTGCGTGGTCGGGACCCGGGCCGCGATGTTCGCCCCGGTGCCCGACCTGGGGCTCGTCGCGTGGTGGGACGACGGCGACGACCTGCTCGCCGAGCCCCGCGCGCCCTACCCCCACGTGCGCGAGGTGCTGCTCGCCCGGGCCCGACGCGAGGGCGCGGCGGCGCTGAGCGGGGGATTCACCCGGTCGGTGGCGGTGCAGCGTCTCGTGGAGGAGGGCGTCATGGCCGTCGTCGCCGGCGACCCGGCGACGGTGCGCCGCCGCGCGCCCCGCGTCGTCGTGGCCGGGGAGGGCCATGAGCAGGAGCGCGACGCGGCCGCCGCCAGCGCTCACCTGCCGTCGCTGGCGTGGCGCACCGCCAAGGCCGCCCTGGCGCACGGGCCGGTGCTGGTGCAGGTGCCGCGCCGGGGCTACGCGCCGTCGCTGTCCTGCCAGGACTGCCGCGCCCCGGCCCGCTGCCCCGCCTGCCACGGCCCGCTCGCGCTCGGCGGCCGCGACGCGCCACCGCGGTGCCGCTGGTGCGGCAGCACCGTGGAGCGCTACGCCTGCCCGCAGTGCGAGGGCACCCGCCTGCGGTCCTCGGTCGTCGGGGCGCGGAGGACCGCCGAGGAGCTGGGGCGAGCCTTCCCGGGCGTCCCGGTGGTGGCCTCCGGCAGCGGCGAGGTCGTCGCGGCCGTGCCGGACCGGCCGGCGCTCGTCATCGCGACGCCCGGCGCCGAACCGGTGGCCGAGGGCGGCTATGCCGCGGTGCTGCTGCTCGACGCCTGGGCCAGCCTGGACCGCCCCGACCTCGACGCGTCCGTGGAGGCGCTGCGGCGCTGGCTGGGGGCAGCCGCCCTCGCGCGGTCCGCCTCCGCCGGCGCCACCGCCGTGCTGTGCGGTGCCCCCGTCGACGTGCCGGTGCCACCGGTCGAGGCGCTGGTGCGCTGGGACCCGGGCTGGCTCGCCGCCCGCGAGCTCGCGGAGCGGCGTGAGCTCGCTTTGCCACCCACCGTCGCCCTCGCTCGGCTCGAGGCCGAGCGGCACGCCCTGGCCGACGCCGTCGCCGCCGTGGGGCTCGCCGACACCGTCGAGCGCCTCGGGCCGCTGCCGGTGCCCCCCGCCCCCGCGGGCGGTCGCGCCGCCGGGAGCGGCAGAGCGTCCGGGAGCGGCCGCGCACCTGGGAGTGGCGGCGCACCTGGGACGGGACGAGCCTCCGGGAGCGGTCGCGCACCCGGGGTTAGCCGCGACGCCGAGGAGCGCCCGCGCCAGCGCATCCTTCTGCGCACCGACCACGCCCACGCCCTG